Proteins from a genomic interval of Drosophila melanogaster chromosome 2R:
- the Cyp6u1 gene encoding cytochrome P450 6u1, isoform C, which produces MDLMHRTLLTALGALSVVYALVKFSLGYWKRRGILHEKPKFLWGNIKGVVSGKRHAQDALQDIYTAYKGRAPFVGFYACLKPFILALDLKLVHQIIFTDAGHFTSRGLYSNPSGEPLSHNLLQLDGHKWRSLHAKSAEVFTPANMQKLLVRLSQISSRIQRDLGEKSLQTINISELVGAYNTDVMASMAFGLVGQDNVEFAKWTRNYWADFRMWQAYLALEFPLIARLLQYKSYAEPATAYFQKVALSQLQLHRRRDRQPLQTFLQLYSNAEKPLTDIEIAGQAFGFVLAGLGPLNATLAFCLYELARQPEVQDRTRLEINKALEEHGGQVTPECLRELRYTKQVLNETLRLHTPHPFLLRRATKEFEVPGSVFVIAKGNNVLIPTAAIHMDPGIYENPQRFYPERFEEQARRSRPAAAFLPFGDGLRGCIAARFAEQQLLVGLVALLRQHRYAPSAETSIPVEYDNRRLLLMPKSDIKLSVERVDKL; this is translated from the exons ATGGATCTAATGCACCGCACCCTGCTCACCGCCCTGGGTGCGCTGTCAGTGGTCTACGCCCTGGTCAAGTTCAGTCTGGGCTACTGGAAACGGCGGGGGATCCTGCACGAAAAGCCCAAGTTCCTGTGGGGCAACATTAAGGGCGTGGTGAGCGGGAAGAGGCATGCCCAGGACGCCTTGCAGGATATCTACACCGCATACAAGGGCAGGGCGCCGTTTGTGGGATTCTACGCCTGCCTCAAGCCGTTCATCTTGGCGCTGGACCTGAAGCTAGTCCACCAAATAATCTTCACCGACGCGGGACACTTTACGTCCCGAGGCCTTTATAGTAATCCCAGTGGAGAGCCGCTGTCGCATAATCTCCTTCAGCTGGACGGTCACAAGTGGCGGTCACTGCACGCCAAATCTGCAGAGGTTTTCACTCCGGCCAACATGCAGAAGCTGCTGGTCAGACTGTCGCAAATCTCCTCCAGAATTCAAAGGGACCTGGGCGAAAAGAGCCTTCAAACTATCAATATAAGCGAACTCGTGGGTGCATACAATACGGACGTTATGGCGTCAATGGCCTTTGGACTAGTAGGGCAGGATAACGTGGAGTTCGCTAAGTGGACGCGCAACTACTGGGCGGACTTTAGGATGTGGCAGGCTTATCTGGCGCTTGAGTTTCCGCTCATCGCTCGCCTTCTTCAGTACAAAAGCTACGCAGAACCTGCTACAGCTTACTTCCAAAAAGTGGCCCTgtcgcagttgcagttgcatcgAAGAAGGGATCGCCAGCCACTCCAGACCTTTCTGCAGCTATATTCCAACGCAGAAAAGCCGCTCACCGACATCGAGATTGCGGGCCAAGCCTTCGGCTTCGTTCTGGCTGGCTTGGGCCCCCTGAATGCCACCCTAGCATTCTGCCTCTACGAGTTGGCCCGCCAGCCTGAGGTGCAAGATCGAACCAGGCTCGAGATTAACAAGGCACTGGAGGAGCATGGTGGCCAAGTGACACCGGAGTGCCTAAGGGAGCTCAGGTATACGAAGCAAGTCCTCAATG AAACGCTTCGCCTGCACACTCCACATCCCTTCCTGCTACGCCGGGCTACCAAAGAATTCGAAGTGCCCGGATCGGTGTTTGTAATTGCCAAAGGCAACAATGTGCTGATACCAACGGCGGCGATACACATGGATCCTGGCATTTATGAAAACCCCCAGCGGTTCTACCCGGAGCGCTTTGAGGAACAGGCAAGGCGATCCCGCCCGGCAGCTGCGTTCCTGCCTTTCGGCGATGGCCTGCGAGGATGCATTGCCGCTCGCTTTGCAGAGCAGCAGCTTCTGGTGGGCCTGGTGGCTCTGCTGAGGCAGCACAGATACGCTCCCTCTGCGGAGACCTCGATTCCCGTGGAGTACGACAACCGGAGACTGCTCTTGATGCCCAAGTCGGACATCAAACTCAGTGTGGAACGGGTGGACAAGCTTTAA
- the Ufsp1 gene encoding UFM1 specific peptidase 1, isoform A has product MAAEKCAEEFGDSSAASLKIVPKDYAYPLLEDPQGALTTPTEGGRTLVTRGGFNYFHYGCDGHQDAGWGCGYRTLQSAISWIQRRQGSSGHVPSIREIQQILVAIGDKGPEFVGSRDWIGTLEEFYVIDVLHQVPCKILHAKELSSDEILGELRSYFEKYQGFVAMGGLSDTASKAITGYHCSARGRIFLQVVDPHFVGVPSSRQHLIDLGYVRWVPVDEFAGSTYNLCLILQP; this is encoded by the exons ATGGCGGCGGAAAAGTGTGCAGAAGAGTTTGGGGACTCCTCCGCGGCGTCCTTGAAAATTGTACCAAAGGACTATGCATATCCACTTCTAGAGGATCCGCAAGGCGCGCTGACCACGCCCACTGAAGGCGGGCGGACGCTAGTTACCCGCGGTGGCTTTAACTACTTCCACTACGGATGCGATGGCCACCAGGATGCTGGCTGGGGTTGTGGCTACCGCACCCTGCAATCGGCCATTTCCTGGATCCAACGTCGACAGGGGTCGAGCGGTCATGTTCCTTCCATCCGGGAGATTCAGCAGATCCTGGTGGCCATCGGCGACAAGGGTCCAGAGTTCGTGGGCTCGCGCGACTGGATCGGAACGCTCGAGGAGTTCTACGTGATCGATGTGCTGCACCAGGTGCCGTGCAAGATTCTTCACGCCAAGGAGCTTAGCTCGGACGAGATCCTCGGCGAGCTTCGGAGCTATTTTGAGAAGTACCAAGGCTTCGTCGCCATGGGCGGTCTGAGTGACACCGCCTCCAAGGCTATTACCGGCTACCATTGCAGTGCACGCGGTCGCATCTTCCTGCAGGTGGTG GATCCGCATTTCGTAGGCGTGCCCAGCTCCCGGCAGCACTTAATCGATCTGGGCTACGTTCGTTGGGTGCCCGTTGACGAGTTCGCCGGCAGCACGTACAACCTCTGCCTCATCTTGCAGCCGTAG
- the vimar gene encoding visceral mesodermal armadillo-repeats, isoform B yields MATEIDDLIEKLKTTSVSPANTTNLLCEISATKDPKLFDKHELAECFLGLTKCDDTNVRKEAAKCIAEITKSEVQRKKFTKRNIIAAFLECLRQVPTSDGSMELPIQICRALGNICYLNDEARDLILELEGDAVLLRLLDITTIEDVANAAQFIKVRGGLLSNYLLGGEGLAKRAMELGVMKKLQGIIDIGASNVEQHEDLLLNTLPLLSILTENVSDLNFDSSLNIQLSRILAASTNPDLAEMCLELLHYQAESDEVKLILAKDGLCETIYNLLEKYKTLASTSEARALMKLACELIVLILTGDDSMHYLYTTPLLKNMVDWLDSTDIDLLTTGVLALGNFARTDSHCIYFVEQQTMNKLLEVLAKNNGVKDDVRLQHALLSALRNLVIPKPNKNAVIQAGLVQTILPMLEIHQPPVVFKLLGTLRMTVDGQEKLALELLKNKTLIEQLVHWSKSSDYAGVTGESLRLMAWLIKHAYLSKIAYALPRKGDAPAEQIADKIPLTQDYDRSSLSEFLANEGTVEAMVSMLTAQHLVMQNEALIALCILSVVYLSQPSEAAQAQLLQDELVKCEVGKKLAELISKSSDTMTKEIVENLQNCVNLLKSSEQLVAHLEQHNINELLKSIPILTEYCTL; encoded by the exons ATGGCGA CTGAAATCGACGATTTGATTGAAAAGCTGAAGACGACCAGTGTCAGTCCGGCGAACACGACCAACTTGCTCTGCGAGATCTCGGCGACGAAGGACCCCAAACTTTTCGATAAGCACGAGCTGGCAGAGTGCTTTCTGGGCCTCACCAAGTGCGACGACACAAACGTGCGCAAGGAGGCGGCCAAGTGCATTGCGGAGATCACCAAGTCCGAGGTGCAGCGCAAGAAGTTCACCAAGAGGAATATAATAGCCGCATTTCTGGAGTGCTTGCGACAAGTGCCCACGTCCGACGGCAGTATGGAGCTGCCCATACAGATTTGTCGGGCACTGGGCAATATCTGCTACCTAAACGACGAAGCCAGGGACTTAATACTCGAGCTGGAGGGCGATGCTGTTCTACTGCGACTGCTGGACATCACAACCATCGAGGACGTGGCCAATGCGGCGCAATTCATCAAAGTGCGCGGCGGCTTGCTGTCCAACTATTTGCTCGGAGGCGAGGGCTTGGCCAAGCGGGCCATGGAGTTGGGCGTGATGAAGAAGCTGCAAGGCATCATCGACATTGGCGCCTCCAATGTGGAACAGCATGAGGATCTGCTGCTGAACACGCTTCCACTGCTCAGTATACTCACCGAGAACGTGTCGGATCTGAACTTCGACTCTTCCCTGAATATCCAGCTGTCTCGCATTCTGGCCGCTTCCACGAATCCCGATCTTGCCGAGATGTGCCTGGAGCTGCTCCATTACCAGGCGGAGAGCGACGAAGTCAAGCTTATTTTGGCCAAGGACGGTCTGTGCGAAACCATCTACAACCTGCTGGAAAAGTACAAGACTCTGGCCAGCACAAGTGAGGCCAGGGCGTTGATGAAACTCGCCTGCGAACTCATCGTATTAATCCTTACTGGTG ATGACTCAATGCACTATTTGTACACCACGCCGCTGCTGAAGAACATGGTCGATTGGCTGGACTCGACGGACATCGATCTGCTAACCACCGGCGTGCTGGCCCTGGGCAACTTTGCGCGCACCGATAGCCACTGCATCTACTTTGTGGAGCAGCAGACCATGAACAAGCTGCTCGAGGTGCTGGCCAAGAACAACGGCGTCAAGGACGATGTGCGCCTGCAGCACGCTCTTCTCTCCGCGCTGCGCAACCTGGTCATCCCGAAGCCAAACAAGAACGCGGTAATCCAGGCGGGCCTGGTGCAGACCATTCTTCCCATGCTCGAAATACACCAGCCACCAGTCGTCTTCAAGCTGCTGGGCACACTTCGCATGACCGTCGACGGACAGG AGAAACTCGCACTGGAGTTGCTGAAGAACAAGACTCTGATCGAGCAGCTGGTGCACTGGAGCAAATCGTCGGACTATGCGGGCGTCACCGGCGAGTCTCTGCGCCTCATGGCCTGGCTGATCAAGCACGCCTACCTCAGCAAAATCGCATACGCACTGCCGCGCAAGGGCGATGCACCCGCCGAACAGATTGCCGACAAGATTCCGCTAACGCAAGACTACGATCGCAGTAGCTTGAGCGAGTTCCTTGCCAACGAGGGCACCGTGGAGGCCATGGTCAGCATGCTCACAGCTCAGCACCTGGTCATGCAGAACGAGGCGCTGATTGCCCTGTGCATCCTGTCCGTGGTGTACCTGTCGCAGCCCAGCGAGGCGGCGCAGGCCCAGCTGCTGCAGGACGAGCTGGTCAAGTGCGAGGTCGGCAAGAAGTTGGCCGAGCTCATCAGCAAGTCGTCGGACACGATGACCAAGGAGATTGTCGAGAACCTGCAGAACTGCGTGAACTTGCTCAAATCTTCCGAGCAGCTGGTGGCGCATCTGGAACAGCATAACATCAACGAGCTGCTGAAGTCTATACCCATTCTCACCGAATACTGCACCTTGTAA
- the vimar gene encoding visceral mesodermal armadillo-repeats, isoform C — protein MATAEIDDLIEKLKTTSVSPANTTNLLCEISATKDPKLFDKHELAECFLGLTKCDDTNVRKEAAKCIAEITKSEVQRKKFTKRNIIAAFLECLRQVPTSDGSMELPIQICRALGNICYLNDEARDLILELEGDAVLLRLLDITTIEDVANAAQFIKVRGGLLSNYLLGGEGLAKRAMELGVMKKLQGIIDIGASNVEQHEDLLLNTLPLLSILTENVSDLNFDSSLNIQLSRILAASTNPDLAEMCLELLHYQAESDEVKLILAKDGLCETIYNLLEKYKTLASTSEARALMKLACELIVLILTGDDSMHYLYTTPLLKNMVDWLDSTDIDLLTTGVLALGNFARTDSHCIYFVEQQTMNKLLEVLAKNNGVKDDVRLQHALLSALRNLVIPKPNKNAVIQAGLVQTILPMLEIHQPPVVFKLLGTLRMTVDGQEKLALELLKNKTLIEQLVHWSKSSDYAGVTGESLRLMAWLIKHAYLSKIAYALPRKGDAPAEQIADKIPLTQDYDRSSLSEFLANEGTVEAMVSMLTAQHLVMQNEALIALCILSVVYLSQPSEAAQAQLLQDELVKCEVGKKLAELISKSSDTMTKEIVENLQNCVNLLKSSEQLVAHLEQHNINELLKSIPILTEYCTL, from the exons ATGGCGA CAGCTGAAATCGACGATTTGATTGAAAAGCTGAAGACGACCAGTGTCAGTCCGGCGAACACGACCAACTTGCTCTGCGAGATCTCGGCGACGAAGGACCCCAAACTTTTCGATAAGCACGAGCTGGCAGAGTGCTTTCTGGGCCTCACCAAGTGCGACGACACAAACGTGCGCAAGGAGGCGGCCAAGTGCATTGCGGAGATCACCAAGTCCGAGGTGCAGCGCAAGAAGTTCACCAAGAGGAATATAATAGCCGCATTTCTGGAGTGCTTGCGACAAGTGCCCACGTCCGACGGCAGTATGGAGCTGCCCATACAGATTTGTCGGGCACTGGGCAATATCTGCTACCTAAACGACGAAGCCAGGGACTTAATACTCGAGCTGGAGGGCGATGCTGTTCTACTGCGACTGCTGGACATCACAACCATCGAGGACGTGGCCAATGCGGCGCAATTCATCAAAGTGCGCGGCGGCTTGCTGTCCAACTATTTGCTCGGAGGCGAGGGCTTGGCCAAGCGGGCCATGGAGTTGGGCGTGATGAAGAAGCTGCAAGGCATCATCGACATTGGCGCCTCCAATGTGGAACAGCATGAGGATCTGCTGCTGAACACGCTTCCACTGCTCAGTATACTCACCGAGAACGTGTCGGATCTGAACTTCGACTCTTCCCTGAATATCCAGCTGTCTCGCATTCTGGCCGCTTCCACGAATCCCGATCTTGCCGAGATGTGCCTGGAGCTGCTCCATTACCAGGCGGAGAGCGACGAAGTCAAGCTTATTTTGGCCAAGGACGGTCTGTGCGAAACCATCTACAACCTGCTGGAAAAGTACAAGACTCTGGCCAGCACAAGTGAGGCCAGGGCGTTGATGAAACTCGCCTGCGAACTCATCGTATTAATCCTTACTGGTG ATGACTCAATGCACTATTTGTACACCACGCCGCTGCTGAAGAACATGGTCGATTGGCTGGACTCGACGGACATCGATCTGCTAACCACCGGCGTGCTGGCCCTGGGCAACTTTGCGCGCACCGATAGCCACTGCATCTACTTTGTGGAGCAGCAGACCATGAACAAGCTGCTCGAGGTGCTGGCCAAGAACAACGGCGTCAAGGACGATGTGCGCCTGCAGCACGCTCTTCTCTCCGCGCTGCGCAACCTGGTCATCCCGAAGCCAAACAAGAACGCGGTAATCCAGGCGGGCCTGGTGCAGACCATTCTTCCCATGCTCGAAATACACCAGCCACCAGTCGTCTTCAAGCTGCTGGGCACACTTCGCATGACCGTCGACGGACAGG AGAAACTCGCACTGGAGTTGCTGAAGAACAAGACTCTGATCGAGCAGCTGGTGCACTGGAGCAAATCGTCGGACTATGCGGGCGTCACCGGCGAGTCTCTGCGCCTCATGGCCTGGCTGATCAAGCACGCCTACCTCAGCAAAATCGCATACGCACTGCCGCGCAAGGGCGATGCACCCGCCGAACAGATTGCCGACAAGATTCCGCTAACGCAAGACTACGATCGCAGTAGCTTGAGCGAGTTCCTTGCCAACGAGGGCACCGTGGAGGCCATGGTCAGCATGCTCACAGCTCAGCACCTGGTCATGCAGAACGAGGCGCTGATTGCCCTGTGCATCCTGTCCGTGGTGTACCTGTCGCAGCCCAGCGAGGCGGCGCAGGCCCAGCTGCTGCAGGACGAGCTGGTCAAGTGCGAGGTCGGCAAGAAGTTGGCCGAGCTCATCAGCAAGTCGTCGGACACGATGACCAAGGAGATTGTCGAGAACCTGCAGAACTGCGTGAACTTGCTCAAATCTTCCGAGCAGCTGGTGGCGCATCTGGAACAGCATAACATCAACGAGCTGCTGAAGTCTATACCCATTCTCACCGAATACTGCACCTTGTAA
- the CG30156 gene encoding uncharacterized protein, isoform A: MGILQARRHHCVDKVVSDLCLGHYEHALRQINEDLEGLQNHDEIMALLELKNIILRLRLKGEAQRTIGPTRKSDALPHKFTLEMLDVVQKVLRCRNHYEVLRISHHATYSEVKRAYHKLALRLHPDKNKSPGAEQAFRRISEAADCLTDCQKRIEYNIATAVGDCHDQDPSQYKDYRGESEFNEANGNDLGAAFRRPYRGANQRMPQRQSLYQTQQLVIGVVAALVFLFVTMHFIAGAPAYSFTLTRTHSARRLSRTNHIAYYMNPTTLSKYTEQQLAELEVEIEEVYISDLKHKCRQERSWRDNLFLRARQGNNDQKLLQHVSQMSTPACQALLQLGKSGHSRLLLENESLNQDVPV, from the exons ATGGGAATCCTGCAGGCGAGGAGGCATCACTGCGTCGACAAGGTGGTGAGTGACCTGTGCCTGGGACACTACGAGCACGCTCTGAGGCAGATCAACGAGGATCTGGAAGGCTTACAGAACCACGATGAGATCATGGCGCTGCTGGAGCTAAAGAATATCATTTTGAGACTGAGGCTGAAGGGCGAGGCCCAGCGGACCATAGGCCCAACTCGCAAATCTGACGCCCTGCCCCACAAGTTCACACTCGAGATGCTGGACGTGGTGCAGAAGGTCCTGCGGTGCCGCAATCACTACGAGGTGCTGCGCATCTCTCATCATGCCACCTACTCCGAGGTGAAGCGGGCCTACCACAAGCTGGCCCTGCGCCTCCATCCGGACAAGAACAAATCTCCTGGGGCTGAGCAGGCCTTCCGGCGGATCAGCGAGGCGGCTGACTGCCTCACGGACTGCCAGAAAAGGATTGAGTACAACATAGCAACGGCAGTGGGCGACTGCCACGACCAGGATCCCTCGCAGTACAAGGATTATCGCGGGGAAAGTGAATTCAATGAGGCAAATGGGAACGATCTGGGAGCCGCTTTCAGAAGGCCTTATCGGGGGGCCAATCAGCGGATGCCCCAGAGGCAGTCACTCTACCAAACACAGCAACTCGTCATCGGAGTGGTGGCTGCTCTGGTTTTTCTCTTCGTCACCATGCACTTCATCGCAGGCGCTCCTGCTTACAGTTTTACGCTAACCAG AACCCACAGCGCTCGACGGCTCAGTCGGACGAACCACATTGCCTACTACATGAATCCGACGACTCTGTCCAAGTACACAGAACAGCAGTTGGCCGAACTGGAAGTAGAAATCGAGGAGGTTTACATCTCGGACCTCAAACATAAGTGCAGGCAAGAGCGGAGTTGGA GGGATAATCTGTTTCTCAGGGCGAGGCAGGGAAACAACGACCAGAAGTTGCTCCAGCATGTCAGCCAGATGTCCACTCCCGCTTGCCAGGCGTTGCTCCAGCTGGGAAAGTCTGGTCACAGTCGACTGTTGCTCGAGAACGAGTCTTTGAATCAGGACGTGCCAGTCTGA